Proteins from one Hyperolius riggenbachi isolate aHypRig1 chromosome 4, aHypRig1.pri, whole genome shotgun sequence genomic window:
- the P2RY14 gene encoding P2Y purinoceptor 14, protein MSNSTEMNPNNSESGCFPNADVVTKVLPTLYSFLFIIGILLNGLNLWIFFYLPSNRNFIVYLKNIVIADLLMTLTFPMKIASDAGFGDWELRLFVCRYSAVTFYLNMYIGIIFLGLLGFDRYYKVVRPMNNTSFQNVFYSKVVSVLVWALMAFISVPNMILTDQQTSEKAKTTCAGLKSDLGIQWHKATTYISLSIFVVVFSLLVIFYMSITRTIYQSRQKVRRGSNASKKSTRNIYLILFVFCVCFVPYHLCRIPYTLSQTASKNYSCQQKNTLFYVKEVTLLLSAANVCLDPVIYFFMCQPFRQMLCNKLHIKDKLQETERTCKLSTSQPGLI, encoded by the coding sequence ATGAGTAATTCCACCGAAATGAATCCTAATAATTCGGAAAGTGGATGTTTTCCTAATGCAGACGTTGTAACTAAAGTTCTGCCCACTCTATACAGTTTTCTTTTCATTATTGGGATCTTACTCAATGGGCTCAACCTATGGATTTTCTTCTACCTCCCCAGTAACAGGAACTTTATTGTGTACCTTAAAAACATAGTGATTGCGGATCTCTTAATGACGCTGACCTTCCCAATGAAGATAGCCAGCGATGCCGGATTTGGAGACTGGGAGTTGCGCCTGTTTGTCTGCCGCTACTCAGCAGTTACCTTCTACCTGAACATGTACATTGGAATCATATTTCTGGGGCTTCTTGGATTTGACCGTTACTATAAGGTTGTCAGGCCCATGAATAACACTTCCTTCCAGAATGTCTTCTACAGTAAGGTCGTCTCAGTTTTGGTATGGGCACTCATGGCTTTTATTTCCGTCCCAAATATGATACTAACCGACCAACAGACTAGTGAGAAAGCAAAGACAACCTGTGCTGGACTAAAAAGTGATCTCGGCATCCAATGGCACAAAGCTACTacatacatatccttaagcatctTTGTTGTGGTGTTTTCCTTGCTTGTTATATTTTATATGTCCATTACAAGGACAATATACCAATCTCGCCAAAAGGTTAGAAGAGGTTCAAATGCTAGCAAAAAGTCCACAAGGAACATATACCTCATTTTATTTGTGTTCTGTGTATGTTTCGTTCCATATCACCTGTGTAGAATTCCATACACCTTAAGCCAAACTGCTTCCAAAAATTACAGCTGTCAACAGAAAAACACTCTGTTTTATGTCAAAGAGGTGACATTGCTTTTATCAGCTGCCAACGTTTGCCTGGATCCCGTTATATACTTTTTTATGTGTCAACCTTTTCGGCAGATGCTCTGTAATAAACTGCACATTAAAGACAAGCTTCAAGAAACGGAGAGGACTTGTAAACTGTCAACTTCACAGCCAGGCTTAATTTAA